GAGTCTCCCGCAGCAGTGCGATGGCGGCGACGATGGTGATCACCGGGACCAGGTTGATGAAGCTGGACGCCTTGGACGCCCCGATCTGCTCGATGCCGTGGTTGAAGAAGACGTAGGCGAGCACCGACGAGCCCACACACATGAAAACGGCCGCGAACAGCAGATCGGCCGGCAGGCCGGGCAGCCGGCCGAGATCCCGGACAGCCCCGTCGGAGAGCAACAGCCAGGGCAGGAGAGCCAGACTGCCGTACGCGAAGATGTAGTAGGTCTGCACCATGGACGTGGCCCGGGGCGCGAACCAGCGCAGCAGGAAGTTGTACAGGCCGAAGCAGAGCGTACTGGCGATCAGTAGCAGGTCACCGACGTTGTAGCGGGACTCCGCGACCACCCGCCAGTCCATCCGCGTGATGATGAGCACGACCCCCAGGTAGGAGACGACGAATCCGGCGGTCTGCCACCGGTTGGACCGTTCCCGCCTGGCCAGCACGCTCAGGCCGAGGGTGACCAGCGGGATCGTGGCCTCGGCCAGCGCCGCGTTGATCGCGGTACTGCGGGCGAGCCCTTCGAAGTAGAAGTAATAGCAGAGGGTCACCCCCACCACGCCGAGGATCGCGAACTGACCGTGTTCACGGAGGGTGACACGCAGCCGCAGCCGCATCGCCAGGCAGACGGCGAGCAGCGCGACGGCGGCGACGGCGAACCGGCTGAAGGTCACCGACGCGGGCAGCAGCGAGTCCAGCAGCAACTTGCCGGCGATCGCCGAACCACCCCAGAAGAACGCCGCCGCCACCAGCGCGGCATAGGTCAGACTCCGCAACCGCTTCTCCTACGACGCTTCGCCGCCATCGGCGCTCAGGCCAGCACCGGCTCGAGCGTGCCGTTGGGCGCCAGCGTCGTGAGGAACGTCGCTTGCAGGGCACCCAGCGCGCGCATCTGGCCGTCGACGAACGATAGCAGTTCACCGTGTGCCGGCCCGGCCCATCGTGGATCCGCGTCGAGTCGGGTGAGAAGTCCGTCCATGAAGGCGTACGTCTGTTGTTGAATCCTGCTGATTCCGGCTTCCAGTTGTGCTTCGGTCGTGGCCCACGCCGCTGGTCCGTCATAGAAGCACTTGATCCGTACCAGGTCACGCAGTCGACGGGTGAGGTGGTCCTCGAATCTGGGCAGCAGGTAGTTGGTGTTGAGATCGGTGAGGATCCGCAGCAGTGTGGTGGCGGCCGGGTCGTCGAGGTCGTAGTTGGCGACGTCCCAGACCGACCGGCGCGGCTTCACCGACATTTCATCACCGAGCCGGATTCCGGGCAGCGTCTCCACCCTGGAAGTCAGGTTCCACACCGTGCAGAGTCCGACCTGCCGGAGAAACCTGAGTGTGTTGCGGATCTGCGGCAGAGTAACCTGCTGATGAAAGGTGATCACGCCGTTGGTGGAGCCCCACACGCCCAGCTTGCGTAGCTCGGTGAACGCCCTGAGCGAGGCGTTGGTGTGGACCTTCTTGTTGTAGATGTCCAGCGTCTCGTCGTCGCCCGCCTCCAGACCGAGGTAGGTGCTGACCATCCCGACGCCGCGCAATCGACGGATCAGGGCGAGGTCACCCGGGTTGTCGAAGTCGAAGCTGTCCGCCCGTACGAAGACGTCGAACGGTATGCGCAACTGACGCTCCTCCAGCTCGGCGCAGAGTCCGAGGATCCAGCTGCGACTGTTGAGCGACCGAGTCACGAACGTGGCGTCGTAGAACCGGAGCAGGAGGTTGCGCTCCGCGAAGAACGGTAGAAGCGACTCCATCTCGTCCACCAGGTTCTTGGGTGAACGGTATCGAAGGCTCATGGTGTCGTTGCCGAGGAACCGGTTGGCGTTGCAGAAGGAGCAGGGAAACGGGCATCCCCGCTGGCCGAGGATGCCGATCTCGATCGGGACCCCGCGATCCCTGCACCGCTGGGCCACGTCCCGCGCCGCGAACGGCAGCACGTCCAGCGACGGCATCGGGGTACGGTTGGGGTTGCGCACGACCCGCTGCTGGTCCTCGGCGAAGTAGGAAACGCCCCGCAGCGCGTACGGATCGTCGCCGCTCTCGATGGCCCCCGCCAGGTCGACCAGCCCGTCCTCCCCTTCTCCCCGGATGACGAAGTCGACGCACCGGTATTCACCGAGCAACTTCTCGTCGAGATAGGTGGCGTGTTCGCCACCGAAGACGATGGTGGCCGGACCGGACATCTTGACGAGCTGTGCGAGTTTCAACGCGGACGGCAGGGTGGCGTAGTTGACACTGACACCGATCAGCCCGAATTCGGATTCGGTGATCTCTCGGCTCGCCTCCCGCTCGTTCTTGCGGTCCGCCCGGAGATCGATGATGGAGACGTCGTGTCCGTTGTGCCGGAGGAGCGCGGCGGCGAGGCCGAGAGCCAGGTTCTCGTGATAGACGTACATTTCCCGCATGTCGTCGTTGTCGGTTTGCGGGTTCACCAGAGCGATCTTCACCGATACCCCCCGTAGCTCAGCGCCGGGCCACAGTCCCCGGCTCGGTCGGCGAGGCGGCGTTCCGGGTATGCCGGCACACCACTGTCGACCGCCGACATGGGCAGGATTCTATATAGATGGTGGCGCGCGGTCCAGGTCTGGTCGAACCGATCCTCGAGTTTGCACTGTCCGTGACCGACAGTGTTGATCATCGAAATGGCCGGACCGCCAGCGGACGTATCCGCATGGCAGGCCGGACAAGAGTAACGCCCCTAACCCGCACGAGTAGGACAATCGCCGGCATGGACGGCCGCGCTGACGTGTTCCGATCCACGAGATCGCCGGTTGCCGTGCGTCGATCTACCCAACGGCCGCCCTCAGCCTAAAACGTCCGAGGTCATACCTAATTACGTTGATCGGTCATTGTAAATTGTCGATGAAGAGGCTGTTTCAGTGGTATCGCCCCAGAGCTCGTCTGCTCCGGCACCGTACCCCCGGCGGAGAGCCGGAAGCCGCCTGGCTGCCAGCCGCAGCCGCAGGCGCGTGAGGCGGCCGACGGTCCGGGCGCGCGGCGGTGCCCCGGTCGGGCCCCGCCGCGCAAGCCAGACCGGACTACTCCGCGGTGACGTCGTCCGCCGCCGCGTCGGTGTCGACGGGCTGGTCCGCCTGGCTGGCCGGTCCGGCGGCCTGCTTCGGGTTCGTCCAAGAGAACTCGATCTCGATCGCGAACTCGTCGGTGTCCTCCTGTTCGATCTCCAACTCGCACCGCACCTGGTCGGCGACGGAGATCGCGCCGCCTGCTCCGTAGAAGACCTGTCCGTTGTCGTCCAGCTGACTGGCCAGCTGGCGCAGCCACGCGGCCAGATCGGCTCGGGAAACGGTCCGGGTGTCTTCGTAGATGTCCACGTCGCCATCCTTACATTCCACTCACGACTGACTGCGGGCCGGGTGGGTACGGAGCCGGCGGAAAGCGGGACAGGGGTCGACGCGAATCAGGCTGACGACGAGCGTGACCAGCCCTGCGGGCCGTCGGCGACGTCGGTGGCCACGTCGGTGGCGGCGTCCGCGGCCTGGGCGTCCCATCGAGACACCCTGGCCCGCTTCCCCCACGGAGGTGCCGGAGCCGGCCGGGGACGCGGTACGGTCAGGTCGGCGATCGGCACGTACACCTGGGCGTCCACCGCGTCGGCCCAGAGCAGGGCGGCGGCCACGCTGCTCGGCCGCAGCCGGGGATCCCGGGCCATCGAGCGGAGGCACAGGTCGACCACGTCGGCGGGCAGTCCGTCGATCGGCGGCAGTGGTTCTGGCGCGATGTGCCGGGGCGGCCGTCGCATGCCGGGTTTCAGCGGCCACGGCAGCCGGCCCGCCAGGCAGAGGTAGAGCAGCACGCCGGTCGCGTAGCTGTCGCTGGCCGGGGTGGCCGCGCCACCGTCCCACCGCTCGGGTGCGACGAACGCCGGCGTACCTTGCAGGCTGCCGTCGGGATCGGTCTCCGCCCAGCCGGCCGCCTTGGCGATGCCGAAGTCGAGTACCTTGGCCCCGGACGGCGTGAGCACGACGTTGGCCGGCTTGATGTCGCGGTGCACGATTCCTTGGGCGTGGGCGGCGGCGAGCGCGGCGCTGACCTCGGCGCAGATCCGGACCGCTATCCGCCAGTCGAGCGCTCCGGTCGCCAGGTGCGCGGAGAGTGTCAAGCCTTGGACCAGTTCCATCACGATGTACGGGCCCGGTTCCCCGTTCGGGCCGTCGGCCAGGCCGAAGTCGTGGACGCTGGCGACGTTGGGGTGGGCCAACCGTGCCGCCGCCCTGGCCTCCCACCGGACCTTTTCCAGCAGCGTCTCGCGGTCGGCGCGGTCGGCGCGGTCGGCCGCGATCATCTTGACCGCCACGGGCCGGTCGAGCACTTCGTCGTGCGCCTGCCACACCTGTGACATGCCGCCCACGCCGACCAGCAGGTCAAGGCGGTACCGGCCACCCAACGTCCGCATGACCTTCCCCACGCCGCCGTTGCACGGATCGACGACGTTCGTCGCCGCTTCCCTCTTCTCGTCGTCCCGGTGGTCGGAGACCACCAGCTTCATCCGTACCCCTTGATCAGGAGAGGGAAACGCCGCCGGGTGGTGACCCGGGCCGGGTCGCCCGGAGTGGTGACCGGCCGGTGCCGGCACCGGCCCTGGCGGGTTCGATGCCGGCACCGGCCGGTCGGCGTGAGCGAAACGGACAGTCAGCCCACCGGGCTGGTGAACGCCGGCTGCGGGGTCACGACGCGCTTCATGGCGGCCCGCACGGTGTCCGCCACGTCGGCGTCAGCGCGGGCTGGTGCGTCGTAGAGGTGTTCGAAGGTGCCGGAGACGTCGACGATCACGTGGGTGGAGCCCGCGTGGTTGTAGATGTTGAATCGGAAGTCTGGTCCGATCCAGGCGAGCGCGGCGTTCGGCACGGTCTCCCCCGCGTACGGGTTGAGGGTGCTGGCGAGCGGCTGCCCGACTCCGGGCATCTGCGGCCAGATGGTGAGGTGGGTGTTGGCGGTCGGGTTCACCGCGGTGACGTTCGCCGACAGGACCCACGTGTTCTGTGTACCGACCGTGCCGGGGCTGGTGATCGTCGCCGTGGCCGCCGGGCCGAGCGCGCCGGGGGCACCGAGGCCGATCCGGGTGTCGGTGATCCGGGTGGGGGTCACCGGACGGAACCGCATCCCGTAGCCGTCGAAGCTGACGTCGAAGGCACCGACGAGGTCGACCACGACGTGCGTACCCATGGCGGACCCGTTGTGGATCGCGATCGACGGCAGCTCGGGGCAGGGGTAGTGCACCGGGCAGCGAGCGACCGGCACGATCGCCAGGTTGGGCACGGTCCGGCCGGCGGTGAAGTTGAGCGTCGACGCGGTCGGCACGTCACCGATGCCGTTCCAGGTGGTCAGGTGCCCGTTCGCCAGCGGGCTGACGGCGGTCACGTTGACGACGACGGCTCGGGCGGCCGGGTTGTAGAAGTCACCGAAGTCGATCGGGATGGTGACGACGTGACCGCCTTCGAGTCGACCGCCGAAGCTGGGATCACGGGTGTCCAGGATCCGGAGAGGTTCGAACGGGTAGTACTCGCTGCCGGTCACGGCCTCGGCGGCGGAGATGTAGTAGCCGGTCACGTCGGCGATGACCTGGGTGCTGCCGCCTCGGTGCAGGATGGATACCCGGCCGCCGGTGCCGACCGGCACGGTCACGGAGTTGGCGATGGTCTTGCCGGCGGTGAAGTTCAGGTTGGAGGTCGCGGGCTGGGACCCGCCGGTCGGGAAGACCGTCAGGTGCCCGGCTGCGGTCGGCGCGGTGACGGTGACGTTGAGCACGACCGCGGACACACCAGTGGCCGGTACGGCATGCAGCCCGGCGACCTGCACGTTGGTCACCTGGTTGTCGGTGACCGCGCCGGCCGGGGCACCGAGTCCGATACGGGTGTCGAGCAGCCGCGCCGGCCCGACGGAGTTGAACGTGCCGACCGCACCCGTCGGAGCGGCGTTGGCCGACGTGGTGGCCGATGTGGTGGCCGACGCGATGGCCGGCTCGGCGTGGGCGGGACTCGGACTGGCTGCGAGGGCAGTCAGCAGTGCGACGGCGCTGGCACTGGCGCCAGCGACGCGGATTGCGCGCAAGGTGGAACCCCCATGTCGAGGACCGGGATCAGCGGTCTGGTGGATGCCAGCAGCAACCGTCCAAAGTGGCCCATCGCGGCGGCTGGGATCCACACCCTACCGGCTCCGGGTGACATCGACGTGCCCTGTGGGCAGAACATCCTCGTCGGCCGGTACAGCAGGCCGGCGAACTGGGCCGGGCCGAGCATGGAGGACGCGGCGCGGGCCGCCGCCGCCCACGACATGATCCTCGACCTGCCGTACGGCTACGACACCCTGCTCGACCGCGAGTTCAAGAACGGTCACGACCTGTCCGGTGGCCAGTGGCAGCGGCTGGTCGCCGCCCGCAGCCTCTACCGGGTCGCCCGGCTGCTGGTCTGCGACGAGCCCTCCGCCGCGCTCGACGCCCCTGCAGGCCAGCGGATACCTGCCGGACGACACCCCGGCGTCGGCTCAGTAGCCCCGCCATGCCTCCCGGCTGTATTCCAACACCCGGGGCTGCAGCAGCGTCGACGCCTCGACCGGCATCCGGTCCCGGTCCGGCGGGAAGACCTCGGCGGCCCGCAGCACCCGCTGGCCGAGGAAACGCAGCGTCGGCGCGTCACCCGGCAGGGTCAGCGTCGGCGCGCGGGCCGCGTCGGCGGTCGAGGCCGCGAGCACGAATCCCCAGTCGCCGAAGGACGGCACGTCGACGTGGTACGGCGTACCGACGTATCCGGCCCGCAGGATCGACGCCTCGATGCTCCAAAACGCGCGCGGGGCGAAGTACGGCGACCCGGCCTGCACCACCAGCCGTGCCTGCGGGGCGAGGACGTTGCGGATCAGCGCGTAGAACTCCACCGAGTACAGCTTGGCGGTGGCCGTCTGGTCCGGATCGGGCAGGTCGACGATGACCGCGTCGAAGCGGTCCCCGGCGGTCCGCAACCAGGTGAAGGCGTCGGTGTGCACCAGCCGTACCCGAGGGTCGTCGAAGGATCCACCGTTGAGCGCCCGGATGTCCGGGTCGGTACGCGCCAGCGCCACCACCGCCGGATCCAGTTCGACGAGCGTCACCGACGCCACGTCCGGGTAACGCAGCACCTCCCGCAGTGCCATCCCGTCACCGCCGCCGAGCACCAGTACCCGGCCGCGCGGGCCGGCCAGCGCCGGATGGACCAGCGCCTCGTGGTAGCGGTATTCGTCGACCGAGCTGAACTGCAGGTCGCCGTCGAGGTAGAGGCGCAGATCGGGTCGTTCGGAGACCGCCGACAGCGACCGGGTCAGCACGATTTCCTGGTAGCGGCTGCGTTCGGCGTGCACCACCGGATCGCGGTAGAGCTGCTGGCGGGTGGTCACCTCGAAGTCCTCGGCGATCAGGAACGCGCCACCGAGCAGGACACCGACTCCTACGGTGGCCACGCTGACCGCCACCCGGCCACGGGCGGTCAGATCGCGGCGGAACACGGTGGCGACGAGCAGGATGCCAGCCAGGGCGTTGACCAGGCCGACCACCAGAGCGCCGCGCAGTTGACCGAACATCGGGATCAGCAGTAGCGGGAACGCCAACGCGCCGAGCAGCGCGCCGACGTAGTCGGCGGCGAACAGGTCGGCGACCGCGCTGCCGGCCGCCTGTTTGCGAATTCGCTGCAGCAGGACCATCAGCAGCGGGATCTCCGCCCCGATCAGCAAACCGAGAACGAAGGCGGTCGCCACCAACGCGGGAACGTACAGGTTCAGCCAGGCGAACGCGGCGTACAGCCCGAACACCGACAGCCCGCCGAGCAGGGCCAGGGTGAGTTCCACCGCGGCGAACGCGGCGACGGCGTGCCCCTGCAGCGGCTTGGCGGCCAGCGCGCCGACGCCCATGGCGAAGACCATCACCCCGAGCACGATCGACGCCTGCCCGACGGTGTCACCGATCAGGTAGCTGCCGAGGGCGACCAACGCGAGTTCGTACACCAGGCCGCAGGCGGCGCAGACGAAGACCGCCGCGAGGACGGCGGGCCGCGCCAGGCGGCCGAACAGGCCGGCACGAGCCGCCGGACCGGGATGACCGGGACCGGTGTCGCCGTGGCCGGCAGGGTCGGGACCGCCCGGTACGGCGGCCACGACGCTCGACATCAGCTGATCGCCGCCGCGACGATGGCCCCGGTGGCGAGGTGGATCACGGCGGTGACCCAGACGGCGGGGTGCGCCTCGGCGTCGACCAGGATGTCGCCGAGCTTGCCGGGGGTGACGGCGTCGAGCAGCACGAACGACAGCGCCATCACGGCCAGACCGAGGAGGCCGTACGCGCTGGTGCCGAGCAGGCCGACGACGAAGTCGTTCTCTCCGGCGGCGATCGCGGCGACCACGATGGTGCCGACCGCGAGGAGGTTGGAGGCCAGCACCACGGTGGCGTTGCGGTTGCGGTCGACCCAGATCTGGTCCCGCAGCCGGCCCGGAGTGATCACGTCGACCAGTACGTAGCCGATGGCCATCAGGACCAGGCCGACGCCGCCGTAGGCGAGGGTGAGCAGCAAATCGACGAAGAGTGTACGCAGCATGAGGGGCTCCAGATGGTTAAGGGATCACTTGCCGGTGCCGGGACCGCCGCCGCGGGTGGTGCTGCCACGGGTCCAGCTCCAGGAGTTGCCGACTGTGGACCGGTACCGGGGGTAGGCCGTCGTCATCCGTTCGACGAGGATCAGCGTCCCCAACGCGTACGGCAGGATCACCACCGAATCGTCGCCGTACCGCAGGTAGTAGCGGTCCGCCTGGGTGTGCTGGTCGTCGGGCCGGAACGTACGGGTGAGTTCCTGCATCACCTGCCGGGGCGCGCGGTCGGACCGAAAGCCCTTGGCGTCGGAGCCGATGTCGTCGACGACCGAACGGGTGTAGGTGCGTTCGACGTAGCTCCGTGGGGAGAACGTCCCGAACGCCAGGCCGGAGCAGGAGACGACGACGCCGACCAGGGCGGTCAGCACGCCTCCGATGATCCATTTACGGGAAGTCACGAGATCGTCACCACCGTTTCGGTCTCGACGAGTTCGGCGGTCTGGGGATAGGCGTGCCAGGTTCGCCAGGTCACCGCGTCCTCGCCGAACCGGGCGTACAGGGCGGTCACCGCGTCCGGGCTGCCGGCGAAGACGCCGACCAAGCCGTGTGGATCGTCGGCGAGGCGGTCCCGCAGGTCGGCGACCTCGCGGGTGAGTTCGGCCGCGTCGAGGACGCGGATCCGGGCGGCGAAGCGGTAGCCGGCGCCGTCGTCGACGCGCGGCGGCAGATCCCGGCGCGGACCGGGCAGGCAGGCCACGGTTTCGATCAGGTCACCGGCGGGACCGGAGAACACCACCTGGTGTGACGCGCCGAGTAGCCGCAGCCGCAGCCCGGCCGGCCGAGCCGGTGGCAGCGGTATTTGGAGAACGTGCAGCGCGGGCTGTTCGGGCAGACCCAGCGCGAAGCTGAGATCGGCGGCGGTGGTGTCGGCGTACGGTGCGTCGAGCGTGACCAGCATGTCAAGCGGTCCGTCCGGTCGACGGCTGACCACCGCTGGGATAGATCATCAGCTCGGCCCGGTGCAGGACCTCACCGAGTCCGACCTCCCACCGCGGCGAGTCGCCGTACCCCTCGAAGGACAGCCGGGCGTTGTCGGGTGCGGTGTAGTCGTGGTAGCGCACCGTCCCGCTGGGCGCGAGCCCGGTCGCGCCGACACTGGTGAACCGGGCCTGGCCGGATTCGTCGAGCCGGTAGCGCCGACCGGCGTGGTCGATCGAGGGCGCTCCGGGGCGCAGGCCCGGGTCGGGCGCGGCCTCGGTCCAGAGCACGACTTCGAGGTCCGGGTCGGATTCGACGGACAGCCACACCTTGGCGCCCCGGGCGTCGTCGAGGAAGTGCTCGCTCCAGGTCCAGCTGCCTTCGGCGAAGTGCAGACTGCCCCGTACGGCGTACGACTGGCCTCGGATTTCCACGATGTCACCGGGAGCGAGCCGGCGTGGATCGCCGCGCAGCGCGTCGGTGTCCCCGCTGTGGAACGGGTCCACCGGTCCTCGCCCGGACGACTTCGTCGCGCTGGAACGCACCCGCGTACGCCACACGACGATCAGCACCGTCACTGTCCCGGCGACCGCGATCACGCATCCGAGTCCGGTGACCAGGTAGGCCATGGTCCCGTTCATCGCCGCCCCCCATTCCTCGTTTCCTCGCACTGGTCGAAGACCGTAGCAAGGACGTGCA
The sequence above is a segment of the Solwaraspora sp. WMMD406 genome. Coding sequences within it:
- a CDS encoding DMT family transporter; translation: MRSLTYAALVAAAFFWGGSAIAGKLLLDSLLPASVTFSRFAVAAVALLAVCLAMRLRLRVTLREHGQFAILGVVGVTLCYYFYFEGLARSTAINAALAEATIPLVTLGLSVLARRERSNRWQTAGFVVSYLGVVLIITRMDWRVVAESRYNVGDLLLIASTLCFGLYNFLLRWFAPRATSMVQTYYIFAYGSLALLPWLLLSDGAVRDLGRLPGLPADLLFAAVFMCVGSSVLAYVFFNHGIEQIGASKASSFINLVPVITIVAAIALLRETPSAAQIVGGLVVLVGVYLANRAKQTDPPIEAVPAAEPVPSVEPVPPAAEAAIAAPADARESR
- a CDS encoding radical SAM protein, with translation MNPQTDNDDMREMYVYHENLALGLAAALLRHNGHDVSIIDLRADRKNEREASREITESEFGLIGVSVNYATLPSALKLAQLVKMSGPATIVFGGEHATYLDEKLLGEYRCVDFVIRGEGEDGLVDLAGAIESGDDPYALRGVSYFAEDQQRVVRNPNRTPMPSLDVLPFAARDVAQRCRDRGVPIEIGILGQRGCPFPCSFCNANRFLGNDTMSLRYRSPKNLVDEMESLLPFFAERNLLLRFYDATFVTRSLNSRSWILGLCAELEERQLRIPFDVFVRADSFDFDNPGDLALIRRLRGVGMVSTYLGLEAGDDETLDIYNKKVHTNASLRAFTELRKLGVWGSTNGVITFHQQVTLPQIRNTLRFLRQVGLCTVWNLTSRVETLPGIRLGDEMSVKPRRSVWDVANYDLDDPAATTLLRILTDLNTNYLLPRFEDHLTRRLRDLVRIKCFYDGPAAWATTEAQLEAGISRIQQQTYAFMDGLLTRLDADPRWAGPAHGELLSFVDGQMRALGALQATFLTTLAPNGTLEPVLA
- a CDS encoding amphi-Trp domain-containing protein → MDIYEDTRTVSRADLAAWLRQLASQLDDNGQVFYGAGGAISVADQVRCELEIEQEDTDEFAIEIEFSWTNPKQAAGPASQADQPVDTDAAADDVTAE
- a CDS encoding serine/threonine-protein kinase; the protein is MRTLGGRYRLDLLVGVGGMSQVWQAHDEVLDRPVAVKMIAADRADRADRETLLEKVRWEARAAARLAHPNVASVHDFGLADGPNGEPGPYIVMELVQGLTLSAHLATGALDWRIAVRICAEVSAALAAAHAQGIVHRDIKPANVVLTPSGAKVLDFGIAKAAGWAETDPDGSLQGTPAFVAPERWDGGAATPASDSYATGVLLYLCLAGRLPWPLKPGMRRPPRHIAPEPLPPIDGLPADVVDLCLRSMARDPRLRPSSVAAALLWADAVDAQVYVPIADLTVPRPRPAPAPPWGKRARVSRWDAQAADAATDVATDVADGPQGWSRSSSA
- a CDS encoding polyamine aminopropyltransferase — its product is MSSVVAAVPGGPDPAGHGDTGPGHPGPAARAGLFGRLARPAVLAAVFVCAACGLVYELALVALGSYLIGDTVGQASIVLGVMVFAMGVGALAAKPLQGHAVAAFAAVELTLALLGGLSVFGLYAAFAWLNLYVPALVATAFVLGLLIGAEIPLLMVLLQRIRKQAAGSAVADLFAADYVGALLGALAFPLLLIPMFGQLRGALVVGLVNALAGILLVATVFRRDLTARGRVAVSVATVGVGVLLGGAFLIAEDFEVTTRQQLYRDPVVHAERSRYQEIVLTRSLSAVSERPDLRLYLDGDLQFSSVDEYRYHEALVHPALAGPRGRVLVLGGGDGMALREVLRYPDVASVTLVELDPAVVALARTDPDIRALNGGSFDDPRVRLVHTDAFTWLRTAGDRFDAVIVDLPDPDQTATAKLYSVEFYALIRNVLAPQARLVVQAGSPYFAPRAFWSIEASILRAGYVGTPYHVDVPSFGDWGFVLAASTADAARAPTLTLPGDAPTLRFLGQRVLRAAEVFPPDRDRMPVEASTLLQPRVLEYSREAWRGY
- a CDS encoding DUF350 domain-containing protein; the encoded protein is MLRTLFVDLLLTLAYGGVGLVLMAIGYVLVDVITPGRLRDQIWVDRNRNATVVLASNLLAVGTIVVAAIAAGENDFVVGLLGTSAYGLLGLAVMALSFVLLDAVTPGKLGDILVDAEAHPAVWVTAVIHLATGAIVAAAIS
- a CDS encoding DUF4247 domain-containing protein, which codes for MLTALVGVVVSCSGLAFGTFSPRSYVERTYTRSVVDDIGSDAKGFRSDRAPRQVMQELTRTFRPDDQHTQADRYYLRYGDDSVVILPYALGTLILVERMTTAYPRYRSTVGNSWSWTRGSTTRGGGPGTGK
- a CDS encoding DUF2617 family protein, yielding MLVTLDAPYADTTAADLSFALGLPEQPALHVLQIPLPPARPAGLRLRLLGASHQVVFSGPAGDLIETVACLPGPRRDLPPRVDDGAGYRFAARIRVLDAAELTREVADLRDRLADDPHGLVGVFAGSPDAVTALYARFGEDAVTWRTWHAYPQTAELVETETVVTIS
- a CDS encoding DUF4178 domain-containing protein, whose product is MNGTMAYLVTGLGCVIAVAGTVTVLIVVWRTRVRSSATKSSGRGPVDPFHSGDTDALRGDPRRLAPGDIVEIRGQSYAVRGSLHFAEGSWTWSEHFLDDARGAKVWLSVESDPDLEVVLWTEAAPDPGLRPGAPSIDHAGRRYRLDESGQARFTSVGATGLAPSGTVRYHDYTAPDNARLSFEGYGDSPRWEVGLGEVLHRAELMIYPSGGQPSTGRTA